A section of the Virgibacillus sp. NKC19-3 genome encodes:
- the opp4B gene encoding oligopeptide ABC transporter permease, protein MLSYTLRRLLSMIPLLILVSIVVFSLAKLMPGDPFTGEIDPNNTNVEYIEEQREELGYNDPIPVQYQRWVTNLVQGDLGKSTTYKKPVIEVIVERLPNTIFLAISALLITYILAFAMGMYSGRKPYTVGDNLIATFNYTGIAIPQYIIAIVAIYFFAFQLGWLPSSGSMTSGLEQGTWEFWSDRIYHVIMPAITLGLFSTASYTQFLRNDIVQNSEQDYVRSARARGTKESLIYNKHILRNSIIPLVTFFGFDLATLIGGAIITETIFTYPGIGMLFIDSVNTRDYPVVMSLTLLFSLLTLVGNLVADLLYGVVDPRIRY, encoded by the coding sequence ATGTTATCCTACACATTACGCAGATTACTATCGATGATACCATTGTTAATCCTTGTCTCCATTGTTGTATTTTCCCTGGCAAAATTAATGCCAGGGGACCCCTTTACGGGGGAGATTGACCCGAATAATACAAACGTAGAATATATTGAGGAACAGCGAGAAGAACTCGGGTATAATGATCCGATCCCTGTTCAATATCAACGATGGGTTACAAATCTTGTACAAGGAGATTTAGGGAAATCAACGACGTATAAAAAGCCGGTTATAGAGGTTATCGTTGAGCGGTTACCAAATACAATATTCTTAGCGATTTCTGCACTACTAATCACCTATATTCTAGCATTTGCCATGGGGATGTACTCTGGGAGAAAACCATACACGGTAGGGGATAATTTAATAGCAACATTTAATTACACAGGTATAGCTATTCCACAGTATATTATCGCTATTGTTGCGATCTATTTTTTTGCTTTTCAACTTGGTTGGTTACCATCAAGTGGTTCGATGACTTCTGGACTTGAACAAGGTACATGGGAGTTCTGGAGTGATCGAATCTATCATGTTATTATGCCTGCCATTACATTAGGTTTATTTTCTACCGCTTCTTACACACAGTTTCTACGTAATGATATTGTGCAAAATAGTGAACAAGATTATGTGCGCAGTGCTAGAGCGAGGGGGACAAAAGAATCGCTTATTTACAACAAGCATATTCTAAGAAATTCAATCATACCGCTTGTAACGTTTTTTGGATTCGATTTAGCGACATTAATTGGAGGTGCCATTATAACTGAAACAATATTTACATACCCGGGCATTGGTATGCTATTTATTGATTCGGTTAATACGAGGGATTATCCCGTAGTCATGTCTTTGACATTATTATTTTCGTTATTGACGTTAGTGGGTAACCTTGTGGCAGATTTACTATATGGGGTCGTTGATCCTAGGATTCGTTATTAA
- a CDS encoding MIP/aquaporin family protein — MSEFLAELIGTMVLIIFGGGVVAGVLLKKSKAEGTGWILITLAWGIGVTMGVYAAGNFTDAHINPAVTFGFAIAGDFPWAKVPMYMTAQVIGAFIGAVLVFFNYLPHWKETKDKIAKRDAFSTTPAIRSPFSNLASEVIGTFVLVMGLMFIGANELAEGLNPLIVGTLIIGIGMSLGGTTGYAINPARDLGPRIAHALLPIPGKGTSDWNYAWVPIVGPLLGGAYGAVFYQAMFLGEFSPLFWIISVVVAIILIGAASTELKKGKIQSGKN; from the coding sequence ATGTCGGAATTTCTAGCTGAACTGATCGGTACAATGGTCCTCATTATATTTGGGGGTGGTGTTGTCGCCGGCGTTTTGTTAAAAAAGTCGAAAGCAGAAGGAACCGGGTGGATACTGATCACACTTGCCTGGGGTATAGGTGTTACGATGGGCGTATATGCAGCTGGTAATTTTACAGACGCACATATTAATCCTGCTGTAACGTTTGGATTTGCGATTGCAGGTGATTTCCCATGGGCAAAGGTTCCTATGTATATGACTGCCCAAGTGATTGGGGCGTTTATTGGTGCGGTACTGGTTTTTTTCAATTACTTGCCACATTGGAAGGAAACGAAAGATAAAATTGCCAAAAGGGATGCATTTTCAACAACGCCGGCTATTCGTAGCCCATTTTCAAACTTGGCCAGTGAAGTAATCGGTACATTCGTCCTTGTGATGGGTCTTATGTTTATTGGTGCCAATGAACTAGCAGAAGGATTAAATCCTCTAATTGTTGGAACTTTAATTATTGGTATCGGAATGTCACTCGGAGGTACAACGGGTTATGCAATCAATCCGGCTCGTGATCTTGGTCCAAGGATTGCGCATGCCTTGCTACCGATTCCCGGAAAAGGGACATCCGATTGGAATTATGCCTGGGTGCCAATTGTAGGACCATTACTTGGTGGTGCTTATGGAGCTGTATTTTATCAGGCTATGTTTTTAGGCGAATTTTCTCCGTTATTCTGGATTATAAGCGTTGTCGTTGCTATTATTTTAATAGGAGCTGCTAGTACGGAGTTGAAAAAAGGAAAAATCCAATCAGGTAAAAATTAG
- the fdhA gene encoding formaldehyde dehydrogenase, glutathione-independent, with product MASNRGVVYVKPGEVEIQDISYPELILRDGPGVNPLNVGRKCNHGVIVKVVTTNICGSDQHMVRGRTTAPSGLVLGHEITGEIVEVGSDVEFMKKGDLVSVPFNIACGRCRNCKQQDTHICENVNPDRPGSAYGYVDMGGWVGGQSEYVMVPYADFQLLKFPDKDQAMEKILDLTMLSDIFPTGYHGAISAGVKPGSTVYVAGAGPVGLAAAHSAQLLGASVVIVGDLIEERLQQARSFGCETVNLKEHANLEDQIAQILGEPEVDCAIDAVGFEASGHGEGAGEAPATVLNSVMGITRAGGRLGIPGLYVTGDPGAEDKDAQEGTLKIRFGLGFAKAHTFVTGQTPVMKYHRDLMQSILSGKAQIAKAVNATLISLEEAPAGYREFDGGASKKFVIDPHGLVGN from the coding sequence TTGGCAAGTAATCGCGGAGTAGTTTATGTCAAGCCAGGAGAAGTGGAAATACAAGATATTTCATATCCGGAATTGATTTTGAGGGACGGGCCGGGCGTCAATCCCTTGAACGTCGGCAGAAAATGTAATCATGGTGTTATTGTAAAGGTTGTGACAACGAATATTTGTGGTAGTGACCAGCACATGGTTAGAGGGAGGACAACCGCACCAAGTGGATTGGTTCTCGGTCATGAAATCACAGGTGAGATTGTGGAAGTGGGTAGTGATGTTGAATTTATGAAGAAGGGGGATCTTGTATCCGTTCCGTTTAATATTGCCTGTGGACGTTGCAGGAATTGTAAACAACAAGATACACATATCTGTGAAAATGTAAATCCGGATCGCCCAGGTTCAGCATATGGCTATGTCGATATGGGCGGATGGGTTGGTGGTCAATCCGAATACGTGATGGTACCATATGCCGATTTCCAGCTCTTAAAATTTCCGGATAAAGATCAGGCCATGGAAAAAATTCTTGATTTAACCATGCTTTCGGATATTTTTCCAACTGGATATCACGGAGCGATTAGTGCGGGCGTAAAACCTGGTTCGACTGTTTATGTAGCAGGGGCTGGTCCTGTTGGTTTAGCTGCTGCTCACTCGGCACAATTACTGGGAGCTTCTGTTGTAATTGTTGGTGATTTAATCGAAGAAAGGCTGCAACAGGCCAGAAGCTTTGGCTGCGAAACGGTAAATTTAAAAGAGCATGCGAATTTGGAGGATCAAATAGCGCAAATATTAGGAGAGCCGGAAGTAGATTGTGCGATTGATGCAGTTGGTTTTGAGGCAAGCGGTCATGGAGAAGGGGCCGGAGAAGCACCTGCTACTGTGTTGAATTCAGTGATGGGTATAACGCGAGCAGGAGGACGATTAGGGATTCCTGGCTTGTATGTAACTGGTGACCCCGGTGCTGAGGATAAAGATGCACAGGAAGGAACATTAAAAATCCGCTTTGGCTTGGGATTTGCAAAGGCACATACGTTTGTTACCGGACAGACTCCGGTCATGAAATATCACCGTGATTTAATGCAGTCTATTTTAAGCGGTAAGGCACAAATTGCAAAAGCAGTAAATGCAACGCTAATTTCCCTTGAGGAAGCACCTGCTGGGTATCGGGAATTTGATGGTGGGGCCTCTAAGAAATTCGTGATTGACCCGCATGGGTTGGTGGGAAATTAA
- the opp4C gene encoding oligopeptide ABC transporter permease: MNAPSTNVSNKQKFDSTWTIARKKFVKRKLAMISLFFLLFMIIVSFLAPYIITSDVTRINLAEINEEPSSEYWLGTDRNGRDVFERTLYGGRVSLTIGLTSMVCVTLIGSILGSIAGYYGGWVDNLLMRFTDFILTLPFYVFVIVLNAILIGFDRVTGMWSLIIVFSLLGWGGVARIVRSKILAEKENEYVLAATSIGGKPSKVITKHLFPNVMTTVIVQATLLLASYIVAEAGLSFIGVGVPPEIPSWGNMLMEARQTEVLQNQPWVWVPPAVCITLTILSINFIGEGLKDAFDPKTNRR, encoded by the coding sequence ATGAACGCACCTTCAACAAATGTCAGTAACAAGCAAAAGTTTGATTCTACTTGGACAATCGCACGTAAGAAGTTTGTGAAACGAAAACTAGCGATGATAAGCTTATTTTTTCTTCTATTCATGATAATTGTGTCATTTTTAGCACCGTATATTATAACATCGGATGTTACCCGGATTAATTTGGCTGAAATCAATGAGGAACCTTCCAGTGAATATTGGTTAGGAACGGATAGAAATGGGAGAGATGTATTCGAAAGGACGCTTTATGGTGGAAGGGTATCACTAACGATCGGCTTAACCTCGATGGTCTGTGTGACGTTAATAGGTTCGATCCTTGGATCAATCGCAGGGTATTATGGTGGTTGGGTTGATAACTTATTGATGCGCTTTACAGATTTTATATTAACGCTACCGTTTTATGTGTTTGTGATTGTATTAAATGCAATTCTAATAGGCTTTGATAGAGTAACAGGGATGTGGAGTTTAATAATTGTTTTTAGCTTACTAGGTTGGGGTGGTGTTGCAAGAATTGTGCGGAGTAAAATTCTTGCTGAAAAAGAGAATGAATATGTTTTAGCGGCCACTTCCATCGGTGGTAAACCATCAAAAGTTATTACGAAACACTTATTTCCAAATGTGATGACAACGGTTATTGTGCAGGCTACCTTATTATTAGCGTCCTATATTGTTGCTGAAGCAGGATTGAGCTTCATAGGAGTGGGGGTGCCACCCGAAATTCCAAGTTGGGGTAATATGCTTATGGAAGCAAGACAAACCGAAGTTTTGCAAAATCAACCATGGGTATGGGTTCCACCAGCCGTTTGTATTACGCTAACAATCCTATCGATTAATTTTATTGGAGAGGGCTTAAAGGATGCCTTTGACCCGAAAACGAATAGAAGGTAA
- a CDS encoding branched-chain amino acid aminotransferase has protein sequence MEAQHIQVNHCAVKKDKPNTDQLAFGRVFTDHMFIMDYSEDSGWHDPRIVPYEPLTIDPSAMVFHYGQSVFEGMKAYLTADGDAQLFRPEKNMKRLNHSNDRLCIPPIDEDFVIEAIKKLISVDEDWIPKAEGTSLYIRPFIISTEPYIGVAPSLHYQLIVILSPVGEYYKEGINPVKIAVESEFVRTVKGGTGEAKTGGNYAASLKAQEVAGNKGFAQVLWLDGVEKKYIEEVGSMNIFFKINGEVVTPALNGSILEGVTRNSVIQLLKHWNIPVVERKISMEELRLAYEDGLLEEAFGAGTAAVISPIGQITWNNNDFLINDEKTGEIAKKLYDTLTGIQYGREKDLFGWVSKVNDQVSKIAQ, from the coding sequence ATGGAGGCACAACATATTCAAGTAAATCATTGTGCTGTTAAGAAAGATAAACCAAATACAGATCAATTGGCATTCGGGAGAGTATTCACAGACCATATGTTTATCATGGATTATTCTGAAGATTCCGGTTGGCATGATCCGCGTATTGTGCCATATGAGCCGCTTACAATCGATCCATCCGCTATGGTATTTCATTACGGGCAATCCGTATTCGAAGGGATGAAGGCATATCTCACCGCTGATGGAGATGCACAATTATTTCGTCCGGAAAAAAACATGAAGCGCTTAAATCATTCCAATGATCGACTTTGTATTCCACCGATTGACGAGGATTTTGTCATTGAGGCAATAAAAAAATTGATCTCTGTAGATGAAGACTGGATTCCGAAGGCAGAAGGAACCTCTCTGTATATTCGACCATTCATCATTTCCACCGAACCCTATATAGGTGTGGCACCATCACTCCATTATCAGCTAATCGTGATCCTCTCACCTGTTGGGGAATATTACAAAGAAGGGATCAACCCAGTGAAAATCGCTGTGGAAAGCGAGTTTGTCCGTACTGTAAAAGGTGGAACCGGAGAGGCAAAAACCGGCGGCAACTATGCTGCAAGTCTTAAAGCCCAAGAGGTTGCTGGAAATAAAGGATTTGCTCAAGTCCTATGGTTGGATGGGGTTGAAAAGAAATATATCGAAGAAGTTGGAAGCATGAATATCTTCTTTAAAATAAACGGAGAAGTGGTTACACCAGCCTTAAACGGCAGTATTCTTGAAGGAGTAACAAGAAACTCGGTTATTCAGCTTCTGAAACATTGGAATATACCAGTGGTAGAGCGAAAAATCTCGATGGAAGAATTACGTCTTGCCTATGAAGATGGGTTACTTGAAGAGGCATTTGGTGCAGGAACGGCAGCAGTCATTTCTCCAATCGGTCAAATAACCTGGAATAATAATGATTTTCTTATTAATGATGAAAAAACAGGAGAAATCGCCAAAAAGTTATATGATACGCTAACCGGCATTCAATATGGAAGAGAAAAGGACCTATTTGGCTGGGTTTCGAAAGTAAATGATCAGGTAAGTAAAATAGCACAGTAG
- the glpK gene encoding glycerol kinase GlpK, whose protein sequence is MSEKFILSLDQGTTSSRAVLFNHNGEIVETAQKEFEQFFQKPGWVEHDANEIWTSILACISEVLRKADTDPSQIAGIGITNQRETTVLWDKHTGKPIYKAVVWQSRQTEYICRELDEQGYSDVIRDKTGLLIDPYFSGTKVKWILDNVEGAREKADNGDLLFGTMDSWLVYKLSGGKTHITDYSNAARTLMFNIYDLKWDDELLEILNVPKDMLPEVRQSSEIYAHTVDYHFFGHEVPIAGIAGDQQAALFGQACFEEGMVKNTYGTGNFVLMNTGEKPIKSEHGLLTTLGWGVDGKVEYALEGSIFVTGSAIQWLRDGLQLVNNAPESETYASRVDSTDGVYMVPAFVGLGSPYWDSDARGAVFGLTRGTTKEHFIRATLESLAYQSKDVVDAMISDSEIDLKTLRVDGGAVKNDFLMQFQSDILGVSVERPVIQETTALGAAYLAGLAVDYWKDRNEIARQWKNEKTFTNTFDEEKRNELYEGWKKAVASTRTFK, encoded by the coding sequence ATGAGTGAAAAATTTATTCTATCATTAGATCAAGGTACAACAAGTTCTCGGGCCGTCCTATTTAATCATAACGGGGAGATTGTGGAAACAGCCCAAAAGGAGTTTGAACAATTTTTTCAAAAGCCGGGTTGGGTAGAGCATGATGCCAATGAAATTTGGACATCTATACTTGCTTGTATTTCAGAAGTTTTACGAAAGGCGGACACAGACCCTAGTCAAATTGCCGGAATCGGTATTACAAATCAGAGAGAAACGACGGTCCTTTGGGATAAACATACTGGAAAACCAATATATAAAGCAGTTGTGTGGCAATCTCGTCAAACGGAATATATTTGCAGAGAATTGGATGAGCAGGGATATAGTGATGTGATCCGGGATAAAACGGGACTATTAATCGACCCTTACTTTTCCGGTACGAAGGTGAAATGGATTCTGGATAACGTGGAAGGTGCAAGGGAGAAAGCGGATAATGGAGATTTATTATTCGGTACTATGGATTCCTGGCTTGTTTATAAGTTATCCGGTGGAAAAACACATATTACGGATTACTCCAATGCGGCCAGAACATTGATGTTCAATATTTATGATCTGAAGTGGGATGATGAATTACTCGAAATTTTAAATGTTCCTAAGGATATGCTTCCGGAAGTTCGTCAATCCTCTGAGATTTATGCCCATACGGTTGATTATCACTTCTTTGGCCATGAGGTTCCAATTGCTGGAATTGCAGGTGACCAACAAGCAGCATTGTTTGGACAGGCATGTTTTGAAGAAGGAATGGTGAAAAACACGTATGGTACGGGAAACTTTGTATTGATGAATACAGGAGAAAAACCTATAAAATCAGAACATGGTTTACTTACAACCCTAGGCTGGGGCGTAGATGGGAAGGTAGAATATGCGCTTGAAGGCAGTATTTTTGTAACTGGGTCCGCCATTCAATGGCTGCGGGATGGACTTCAACTTGTAAATAATGCCCCCGAATCAGAGACCTATGCTTCCAGGGTAGATTCAACGGACGGTGTATACATGGTGCCGGCGTTTGTAGGGCTTGGCTCTCCATATTGGGATAGTGATGCCAGAGGCGCGGTATTTGGATTAACACGCGGGACAACGAAGGAGCATTTTATTCGCGCAACCCTGGAGTCACTTGCTTATCAATCGAAAGATGTAGTGGATGCGATGATTAGTGATTCAGAAATTGATCTAAAAACATTGCGTGTAGATGGCGGTGCAGTTAAAAACGATTTCCTTATGCAGTTTCAAAGTGATATCCTCGGTGTATCTGTTGAGCGTCCGGTTATTCAAGAGACGACAGCACTTGGGGCAGCATATCTAGCCGGTCTGGCAGTTGATTATTGGAAAGATAGGAATGAAATTGCAAGACAGTGGAAAAATGAAAAGACGTTTACCAATACGTTTGATGAGGAAAAACGTAATGAGCTGTATGAAGGTTGGAAAAAAGCAGTGGCGTCTACAAGAACTTTTAAATAA
- the dhaL gene encoding dihydroxyacetone kinase subunit DhaL encodes MEFQAQDTIQWIEKINEKMQRNKEYLTSLDQVIGDSDHGINMSRGFQETVNKISGGTYDTASDVLKDVAMTLMSKVGGASGPLFGTLFLKLSTTFKGMDPVDYHAFTNGLEEALNGVMQRGKATTGEKTLVDVWSPVVEHFKQEDEFQADKIVETAKTAMENTKDMLATKGRAAYFKEKSIGHIDPGSASSYYIFEALAEVMEGGK; translated from the coding sequence ATGGAATTTCAAGCACAAGATACGATTCAATGGATTGAAAAAATTAATGAAAAAATGCAACGAAACAAGGAATATCTTACATCACTGGACCAGGTAATCGGGGACAGTGATCATGGAATTAATATGTCCCGCGGGTTTCAAGAAACGGTGAATAAAATTTCAGGAGGGACATATGACACTGCTTCAGATGTTTTAAAAGATGTTGCAATGACACTTATGTCCAAGGTTGGTGGTGCTTCCGGGCCATTATTCGGAACATTATTTCTGAAGTTATCGACAACGTTTAAAGGGATGGATCCCGTCGATTATCATGCATTCACAAACGGACTTGAAGAAGCGCTGAATGGCGTGATGCAGCGTGGAAAAGCAACAACGGGTGAGAAGACGCTTGTCGATGTATGGTCACCGGTTGTTGAACATTTCAAACAGGAAGATGAATTTCAAGCAGATAAAATAGTAGAAACGGCCAAAACAGCGATGGAAAATACGAAAGATATGCTTGCTACAAAAGGCCGGGCAGCTTATTTTAAAGAAAAATCAATTGGCCATATCGATCCTGGTTCTGCTTCGTCCTATTATATCTTCGAAGCACTTGCCGAAGTTATGGAAGGAGGAAAATAA
- a CDS encoding sodium:calcium antiporter has product MVFVIFILAAVVTVYTAMKLSQFADVISNKTAMGGMLVGTILLAGATSLPEVTTSFSAVIIGNVDIAIGNMLGSNLFNLLILAGFDLFFRRKRLYLLVGKNHIYSAILGLFLMLMVTLALFLKIDYTVIGIGVDSLLILVVYIIGMIIISKISPPPADEKAVKEDKQQEAPVKKKSVSVKRAIVGFIIAAVVIMIVGSVLSITGDRIAVITGLGSSFVGSILIAATTSLPEAVSVFAAFRLKNPNLAVGSILGSNMFNMVILAVSDAVYQDGSVLADVSSSHLYTAIGVSVLSVILIWALLRNRSMSTWSYSIPSMITVIGYFVVSYFIFIG; this is encoded by the coding sequence TTGGTATTTGTTATTTTTATTTTAGCAGCTGTGGTGACAGTTTATACAGCAATGAAATTATCGCAATTTGCGGATGTAATTAGTAATAAAACCGCTATGGGCGGCATGCTTGTTGGGACAATTCTACTGGCAGGGGCAACATCACTTCCTGAGGTTACGACGAGTTTTTCGGCGGTTATTATAGGTAATGTGGATATCGCAATTGGGAATATGCTTGGTTCGAATTTATTTAATTTATTAATTCTCGCGGGTTTTGACCTGTTTTTTAGAAGAAAGCGATTATATCTTTTAGTGGGCAAGAACCATATTTATTCCGCTATTCTTGGACTGTTTTTAATGCTGATGGTTACCTTGGCACTGTTTCTGAAGATTGATTATACAGTGATAGGAATTGGTGTAGACTCGCTATTGATTCTGGTTGTGTACATCATTGGGATGATTATAATTAGTAAAATATCGCCTCCACCTGCAGACGAAAAAGCGGTTAAAGAGGATAAGCAACAGGAAGCACCGGTGAAGAAAAAATCGGTTTCCGTAAAAAGGGCTATCGTTGGTTTCATCATTGCTGCTGTCGTTATCATGATTGTTGGAAGTGTGCTTTCCATTACTGGTGATCGAATTGCAGTCATAACGGGTCTGGGCTCGAGTTTTGTTGGAAGTATTCTTATTGCAGCAACGACTTCGTTGCCGGAGGCAGTGTCTGTGTTCGCAGCATTTCGTTTAAAAAACCCGAATTTAGCGGTTGGATCTATTCTAGGAAGCAATATGTTTAATATGGTGATCTTAGCCGTATCTGATGCGGTTTATCAGGACGGTTCTGTTTTAGCAGATGTATCCAGTTCTCATCTATATACCGCGATTGGGGTTTCCGTGTTATCAGTTATCCTCATTTGGGCATTGTTGCGGAATCGCTCCATGTCGACGTGGTCCTATAGTATACCTTCCATGATAACAGTGATTGGTTACTTTGTTGTATCCTATTTTATTTTTATAGGGTAG
- the dhaM gene encoding dihydroxyacetone kinase phosphoryl donor subunit DhaM, giving the protein MAYAGIVLISHSSKIAEGIKDLITQVVTEVPIETAGGTEENAIGTSIDKIQDAIKIADNGEGVLLFYDIGSAKMNAEMAMEMADLDTIQLVEAPLVEGAYTAAVESGMGKTVQEVHDAVVKAF; this is encoded by the coding sequence ATGGCGTATGCAGGTATTGTCTTAATTTCCCATAGTTCGAAAATAGCTGAAGGTATTAAAGATTTAATCACACAGGTTGTAACAGAAGTTCCCATCGAAACAGCTGGGGGAACCGAAGAAAATGCTATTGGGACGAGTATTGACAAAATTCAGGACGCCATAAAGATTGCAGACAATGGCGAAGGTGTGCTGCTTTTTTATGATATAGGGAGTGCGAAAATGAATGCGGAAATGGCAATGGAAATGGCTGATTTAGACACCATTCAGTTAGTGGAGGCGCCATTGGTCGAAGGTGCCTATACAGCAGCTGTGGAATCAGGTATGGGAAAAACCGTGCAGGAAGTTCATGATGCTGTGGTTAAGGCATTTTAA
- the dhaK gene encoding dihydroxyacetone kinase subunit DhaK, producing MKKIINDPNQVVQDMIKGIVAAYPEELRQIPGTMAIVRNDAPVKDKVGLVSGGGSGHEPAHSGYVGKGMLDAAVAGEVFTSPTPDQLLEAIKAVDSGSGVFLIIKNYTGDVLNFEMAAELAEAEGIQVESVIVNDDVAVEDSDATTGRRGIAGTVLVHKIAGAMAEQGGTLKEVKAAAEKVVANVRSIGMALTPCTVPAAGKPSFELEENEMEIGIGIHGESGIERKQMASADDIATELTDKIFEDMAFSSGDEVAVMINGLGSTPEMELYIVNRKVQEILAEKGVHVHKTFVGEFMTALEMTGCSVSLLKLDDAHKTLLDAPTHPARFRS from the coding sequence TTGAAAAAAATTATTAATGATCCGAACCAAGTTGTACAAGATATGATTAAGGGAATAGTCGCAGCGTACCCCGAGGAATTGAGGCAGATCCCGGGAACAATGGCAATTGTCAGAAACGATGCTCCCGTGAAAGATAAAGTTGGACTTGTCAGCGGCGGCGGGAGCGGACATGAACCTGCACATTCCGGATATGTAGGAAAAGGGATGCTTGACGCTGCTGTAGCCGGGGAAGTTTTTACATCACCAACGCCTGATCAGCTGTTGGAAGCAATTAAGGCAGTTGATAGCGGATCTGGCGTGTTTTTAATTATTAAAAATTATACTGGTGACGTGCTGAATTTTGAGATGGCTGCCGAATTAGCAGAAGCGGAAGGAATCCAAGTGGAGAGTGTTATTGTAAATGATGATGTAGCTGTTGAAGACAGTGACGCAACAACAGGTAGAAGAGGAATAGCCGGAACGGTGCTCGTTCATAAGATTGCCGGCGCCATGGCTGAACAAGGTGGAACATTAAAAGAGGTTAAAGCTGCCGCAGAAAAAGTAGTGGCAAATGTCCGCTCCATCGGGATGGCCCTTACTCCTTGCACAGTACCAGCTGCAGGAAAGCCGAGCTTTGAGTTGGAAGAAAATGAGATGGAAATCGGGATCGGAATTCATGGAGAATCCGGGATTGAACGAAAACAAATGGCAAGTGCAGATGACATTGCAACAGAGCTAACCGACAAAATTTTTGAGGACATGGCGTTTTCAAGTGGTGACGAGGTGGCTGTCATGATAAACGGGTTAGGTTCCACACCGGAAATGGAGCTTTATATCGTCAACCGTAAAGTTCAGGAAATTTTAGCTGAAAAGGGTGTACATGTTCATAAAACATTTGTCGGCGAATTCATGACCGCACTGGAAATGACCGGATGTTCTGTGAGTCTTCTGAAATTGGATGATGCACACAAAACCCTGCTTGATGCACCTACCCATCCAGCTCGATTTCGTTCGTAG
- the queF gene encoding preQ(1) synthase — protein sequence MKEQDFSALTLLGSQDVKYNFDYAPEVLETVDNNHQNRDFFVKFNCPEFTTLCPITGQPDFATVYISYIPDLKIVESKSLKLYLFSFRNHGDFHEDSMNIIMNDLIDAMDPRYIEVWGKFTPRGGISIDPYCNYGKPETKYEQMAEHRMMNHDMYPEKIDNR from the coding sequence ATGAAGGAGCAAGATTTTTCAGCATTGACATTACTGGGAAGTCAGGATGTGAAATATAATTTTGATTATGCCCCGGAAGTATTGGAAACGGTAGATAACAATCACCAAAACAGGGATTTCTTTGTGAAATTTAACTGTCCGGAATTTACGACACTATGTCCGATCACGGGCCAGCCTGATTTTGCCACAGTATATATTAGTTATATTCCGGATCTGAAAATAGTAGAAAGCAAGTCGTTGAAGCTTTATTTATTTAGTTTTCGAAATCATGGTGATTTTCATGAAGATAGTATGAATATAATTATGAATGATTTAATCGATGCGATGGACCCACGTTATATAGAAGTATGGGGGAAATTCACACCACGGGGCGGTATTTCCATTGATCCATACTGCAATTACGGGAAGCCTGAAACGAAGTATGAACAAATGGCGGAACATCGTATGATGAATCATGATATGTATCCGGAAAAGATAGATAATCGCTAG